The following proteins are encoded in a genomic region of Lujinxingia vulgaris:
- a CDS encoding FAD-binding protein — MSTTTWASKSLAGWGRYPIVDTLCARPESQSQTLKAFHDRQGDALLAHGFGRSYGDAALLSQGRVVLTRRLKKMLEFDEASGLLRVEAGVTIGELIEVFLPRGWFVPVVPGTQFVSMGGAIGCNIHGKNHGHAGCFGDHVRSMEMLLASGEVVRCSREEHEDLFWATIGGMGLTGIILNAEIQLQAVESGAIEMESIRFNNLDEFFQISAESSDYFHTVSWIDCVKSGAQMGRGIFMRGRHASAAQARTLSEGPLERVVELAQRVLDGRAFESNVLLNRATIRLFNEAYYHKHPAGEHHSVVGYEPFFFPLDAVENWNYVYGKRGFLQYQMVVPEREAVRDILKVISESKMASFLAVIKEFGDQDHGGLSFPCGGTTLALDFPNFGEPLLTMMDRLDELVAEVGGRVYLGKDSRLSAEMFRRMYPTWERWREVRDRWDPQGVFQSDLSRRLGLTPA, encoded by the coding sequence AATCACTCGCCGGATGGGGTCGCTATCCCATTGTTGATACGTTGTGCGCACGGCCGGAGTCGCAGTCGCAGACGTTGAAAGCGTTTCATGATCGTCAGGGCGACGCGCTGCTCGCGCACGGCTTTGGCAGAAGTTACGGCGACGCTGCGCTCTTGAGCCAGGGGCGAGTGGTGCTGACGCGGCGGTTAAAGAAGATGTTGGAGTTCGATGAGGCCAGTGGACTGCTGCGGGTCGAAGCCGGTGTGACCATCGGGGAGCTCATCGAGGTGTTTTTGCCCCGGGGATGGTTTGTGCCCGTGGTGCCGGGCACGCAGTTCGTGAGCATGGGCGGGGCGATTGGCTGCAATATCCACGGAAAGAATCACGGGCACGCCGGCTGCTTTGGTGACCACGTGCGTTCGATGGAGATGCTTCTGGCCAGCGGGGAGGTGGTGCGCTGCAGCCGGGAGGAGCACGAGGATCTTTTCTGGGCGACCATAGGGGGGATGGGGCTCACCGGCATCATTTTAAACGCCGAGATCCAGTTGCAGGCCGTCGAGAGCGGGGCGATCGAGATGGAGTCGATTCGCTTCAATAACCTCGATGAGTTTTTTCAGATCAGCGCGGAGAGCAGCGACTACTTTCATACCGTCTCCTGGATCGACTGCGTGAAGTCGGGCGCTCAGATGGGGCGAGGCATCTTTATGCGCGGGCGACATGCCTCGGCGGCGCAAGCGCGTACACTTTCGGAGGGGCCGCTGGAGCGGGTCGTGGAGCTTGCGCAGCGTGTGCTCGACGGGCGAGCGTTCGAGTCGAATGTGCTGCTGAACCGGGCGACGATTCGCCTCTTTAATGAGGCGTACTATCACAAACATCCGGCCGGGGAGCATCACTCGGTGGTGGGCTATGAGCCCTTCTTCTTTCCGCTCGATGCGGTGGAGAATTGGAACTACGTCTACGGCAAGCGCGGGTTCTTGCAGTACCAGATGGTGGTGCCCGAGCGCGAAGCGGTGCGCGACATCCTCAAGGTGATCTCGGAGAGCAAGATGGCGTCGTTTCTGGCGGTCATCAAGGAGTTCGGGGATCAGGATCACGGTGGGCTGTCCTTTCCGTGCGGCGGCACGACCCTGGCGCTGGACTTTCCGAACTTCGGTGAGCCCCTTTTGACGATGATGGATCGCCTTGATGAGCTGGTGGCCGAGGTCGGGGGGCGCGTGTACCTGGGCAAAGACTCGCGGCTGAGCGCGGAGATGTTCCGGCGCATGTATCCGACGTGGGAGCGCTGGCGCGAGGTGCGCGACCGGTGGGACCCGCAGGGTGTGTTTCAGTCGGATTTAAGCCGTCGCCTGGGCCTGACGCCTGCTTGA
- a CDS encoding SDR family oxidoreductase yields MTVLILGATSPIAQAVADVYAAAGFSVALAARDVEEAGRAARDLQIRHGVEARGFAFDACEDFERHAALVSEVEATLGPVDVALVAFGFMGDQQASEEDFEKARRVIEVNYTGAVSVCEAVARAMESRGAGSIIGLSSVAGERGRASNYFYGSAKGALTLYLQGLRSRLASKNVHVMTVKLGFVDTPMTFELETGIPVASPQKAAQAIFNAQGRGVETFYYPRFWGGIMGVIKSIPEKVFKRLSL; encoded by the coding sequence ATGACTGTTCTTATCCTCGGGGCGACCTCGCCCATCGCTCAGGCCGTGGCCGATGTGTACGCCGCGGCGGGGTTCTCGGTGGCGCTGGCCGCGCGCGATGTGGAGGAGGCCGGCCGAGCGGCGCGAGATCTGCAGATTCGTCATGGTGTCGAGGCGCGCGGCTTTGCGTTTGATGCCTGCGAGGACTTTGAGCGTCACGCAGCACTGGTGTCGGAAGTTGAGGCGACGCTCGGGCCGGTCGATGTGGCGCTTGTGGCCTTTGGGTTTATGGGCGACCAGCAGGCCTCCGAAGAGGATTTTGAGAAGGCGCGTCGGGTCATTGAGGTGAATTACACCGGCGCGGTCAGCGTTTGTGAGGCGGTGGCGCGGGCCATGGAGAGCCGGGGAGCAGGGAGCATCATCGGGCTCTCATCGGTTGCCGGGGAGCGGGGACGCGCGTCGAATTACTTTTACGGGAGCGCCAAGGGGGCGTTGACGCTGTACTTGCAGGGGCTGCGTAGTCGCCTGGCGTCGAAGAACGTGCACGTGATGACGGTGAAGCTCGGCTTTGTGGACACGCCGATGACCTTTGAGCTGGAGACGGGAATCCCGGTGGCGAGTCCGCAGAAGGCGGCCCAGGCGATCTTTAACGCGCAGGGGCGCGGGGTGGAGACCTTTTATTATCCGCGTTTCTGGGGAGGGATTATGGGGGTGATCAAGTCGATCCCGGAGAAGGTGTTTAAGCGGCTGTCGCTCTGA
- a CDS encoding DUF1697 domain-containing protein — MSGAEKIDVFEHCVLLRGINVGGVRMKMGDLRDVLEGAGFGRVRTVLASGNVVLESSEADAERVKAQVEAALRDGFDYEAWVVVISGAELRAVVEGYPFDGDAEGIQPYVMFASDPASLDALGALECELDSEVERVERGPSVLYWEVVRGKTTKSRFGKEASKARYKATTTTRNMRTLRKILALTR; from the coding sequence ATGAGCGGCGCTGAGAAGATCGACGTGTTCGAACATTGCGTGTTGTTGCGTGGTATCAACGTGGGGGGCGTGCGCATGAAGATGGGGGATCTGCGCGATGTCCTGGAGGGGGCCGGGTTTGGACGAGTGCGCACCGTTCTGGCCAGCGGCAATGTGGTGCTGGAGAGCAGCGAGGCTGATGCCGAGCGCGTAAAAGCACAGGTCGAAGCGGCGCTTCGCGATGGTTTTGATTATGAGGCCTGGGTGGTCGTCATCTCGGGGGCCGAGCTGCGCGCGGTGGTCGAGGGGTATCCCTTCGATGGAGATGCGGAGGGGATTCAACCCTATGTGATGTTCGCCTCGGATCCGGCGTCGCTGGATGCGCTCGGAGCGCTTGAGTGTGAGCTCGACTCGGAGGTCGAGCGCGTGGAGCGCGGACCTTCCGTGCTTTACTGGGAGGTGGTGCGGGGGAAGACGACGAAGAGCCGCTTTGGCAAAGAGGCGTCGAAAGCGCGCTATAAGGCGACGACGACCACGCGAAACATGCGCACCCTGCGAAAGATCCTGGCGCTTACGCGTTAG
- a CDS encoding TPM domain-containing protein: MLALRLLPLVITLMFPALASAMSPEEVPNPQERRERVADEANLLDAFHRESINRALTQLEADTGIEIAVVTVESVDSPTPKDFTTELFNLWGVGKAGEDNGLLIVLVTGERRLEIETGYGLEAVLTDGWLKVMQERAMVPLFRKGDFAAGLTAGIFAVDRRLRNNPLEFSASEDDVTRHSSPTGSHSPAAPKIPWWVWLLGPGGVGVAAAARYKWLRTCPKCKDTMRVLQEHEEDDHLDAGKQTEESIGSISYDVYECPSCGVQRIQALSHWFSGFAKCPDCSNRTLKTYRDIIQEPTYTSTGIQEVTVTCAHCDHHGLLKVTLPRLTRSSSNYTGGGFSGGGGGGGGGGGGSFGGGRSGGGGAGSSW, from the coding sequence ATGCTCGCGCTGCGACTCTTGCCCCTCGTCATCACGCTGATGTTTCCGGCTCTGGCCAGCGCCATGAGCCCCGAAGAGGTGCCCAACCCTCAAGAACGGAGGGAACGGGTCGCCGATGAAGCGAACCTCCTGGACGCCTTTCACCGCGAGTCGATCAACCGGGCGCTTACCCAACTTGAGGCCGATACCGGCATTGAGATCGCGGTGGTCACCGTTGAGTCTGTCGACTCGCCAACGCCCAAAGACTTCACCACCGAGCTTTTCAACCTCTGGGGCGTCGGCAAAGCTGGCGAGGATAACGGACTCTTGATCGTACTCGTCACCGGAGAGCGTCGCCTGGAGATCGAGACCGGTTACGGCCTCGAAGCTGTGCTCACCGACGGCTGGCTCAAGGTCATGCAAGAGCGCGCCATGGTGCCCCTCTTTCGCAAAGGCGACTTCGCCGCGGGGCTCACAGCCGGCATCTTCGCCGTTGATCGCAGACTTCGAAACAACCCTCTCGAGTTTAGCGCCAGCGAAGACGACGTTACTCGCCACTCCTCCCCGACCGGCTCCCACTCCCCCGCCGCTCCGAAGATCCCCTGGTGGGTCTGGCTCTTGGGACCCGGCGGCGTCGGGGTTGCCGCTGCCGCGCGCTACAAGTGGCTGCGTACCTGCCCCAAGTGCAAAGACACCATGCGAGTGCTCCAAGAGCATGAAGAGGACGACCACCTCGACGCTGGCAAGCAAACCGAGGAGTCCATCGGCTCGATCAGCTACGATGTCTACGAGTGTCCGTCCTGCGGCGTTCAGCGCATTCAGGCTCTCTCGCACTGGTTTAGCGGCTTCGCGAAATGCCCCGATTGCTCAAATCGCACCCTTAAGACGTACCGGGACATCATCCAAGAACCCACGTACACCTCGACGGGCATCCAAGAAGTCACGGTAACCTGCGCCCATTGCGACCATCACGGTCTCCTCAAGGTGACGCTGCCGCGGCTCACCCGCTCTTCGTCAAACTACACCGGCGGGGGCTTCTCCGGCGGAGGGGGTGGCGGCGGAGGTGGAGGCGGGGGAAGTTTCGGCGGCGGACGCTCCGGGGGAGGCGGCGCCGGCTCCAGCTGGTAA
- a CDS encoding TPM domain-containing protein — MVSLRLLPLLITLMLPAMASAMSPEEVPNPRERGEWIADEAGLLDSSHHKSINRALTHLEAHTGIEIAVVTVRSVDSPTPKDFTTELFNLWGIGKADLDNGLLIVLVTGERRLEMETGYGLEGVLTDGWLKTMQEREMVPRFREGDFAGGLKDGIFAVDRRLREDPLEFIDSEGDDNLSASSTRSPSLPKIPLWGWLLGVFGVVGCTAAARYKWMRTCPKCKGTMRLLEEHEEDDHLEGGKQTEESIGSISYDVYECQSCGDLRIQGISHWFSGFAACPDCSHRTLKSHHDVIQKPTYTSTGIKEVIVRCAHCDHLSRTRVTLPRLTHASSSSSGGGISGGGGGGFSGGGGGGSFGGGSSGGGGAGSSW; from the coding sequence ATGGTCTCGCTGCGACTACTGCCCCTGCTCATCACACTGATGCTTCCGGCCATGGCCAGCGCCATGAGCCCCGAAGAGGTGCCCAACCCCCGAGAACGCGGCGAGTGGATCGCCGATGAAGCCGGTCTTCTGGACTCCTCTCACCACAAGTCAATCAACCGGGCGCTTACTCATCTCGAGGCCCACACTGGCATTGAGATCGCTGTAGTCACCGTGCGCTCCGTCGACTCACCAACGCCCAAAGACTTCACCACCGAACTCTTTAACCTCTGGGGCATCGGCAAAGCGGACTTGGACAACGGACTCTTGATCGTGCTTGTCACCGGAGAACGGCGTCTGGAGATGGAGACCGGCTACGGCCTCGAAGGCGTTCTCACCGACGGCTGGCTCAAGACGATGCAAGAGCGCGAGATGGTGCCCCGCTTCCGAGAGGGCGACTTCGCCGGCGGTCTGAAAGACGGCATCTTCGCCGTCGATCGAAGACTTCGAGAAGATCCTCTCGAGTTCATCGACAGCGAGGGTGACGACAACCTCAGCGCTTCCTCGACCCGATCCCCCTCCTTGCCAAAAATACCATTGTGGGGTTGGCTCTTGGGAGTCTTCGGCGTCGTCGGCTGCACCGCAGCCGCGCGCTACAAGTGGATGCGTACCTGCCCGAAATGCAAAGGCACCATGCGACTTCTCGAAGAACACGAAGAGGACGATCACCTCGAAGGTGGCAAGCAGACCGAGGAGTCCATCGGTTCGATCAGCTATGACGTCTACGAGTGTCAGTCCTGCGGCGATCTTCGAATCCAGGGTATCTCGCACTGGTTTAGCGGCTTCGCAGCGTGCCCGGACTGCTCACATCGCACACTCAAGTCGCACCACGACGTGATCCAAAAACCCACCTACACATCGACGGGCATCAAAGAAGTCATAGTAAGATGCGCCCATTGCGACCATCTCAGTCGCACGAGGGTCACGTTACCGCGACTCACCCACGCTTCATCAAGCTCTTCCGGCGGGGGTATCTCCGGCGGAGGTGGCGGAGGTTTCTCCGGCGGTGGTGGCGGAGGAAGTTTCGGGGGCGGCAGCTCCGGCGGCGGTGGTGCCGGCTCGAGCTGGTGA
- a CDS encoding TPM domain-containing protein, which produces MFVTLVLPTLASAMSPEEVPNPRHTGGWVSDEAGLLDDAQISQINSVLTELEAQTGAEVAVVTVPSVSSPTPKDFTTELFNLWGVGKADADNGLLIVLVTGERRLEMETGYGLEATLTDGWLKVMQEREMVPHFRQGDFDQGLSAGIFAVDQQLRAPARPLAPSSSPPSSSRRSSGAPTLPPWGWLLGAGGVAAAVARRKWLKTCPQCKDTMRVLEEDEDDAYLNPGQLTEEAVASINYEVFECASCGVQRVHANTRWFSGYANCPECKNRTLASESNVTRQPTYTSTGSKRVTVTCAHCPHTRTFTVTIPKRTRSTSSSSGGGFSIGGGGGGSFGGGSSGGGGAGSSW; this is translated from the coding sequence GTGTTCGTCACACTTGTCCTTCCGACACTCGCCAGCGCGATGAGCCCCGAGGAGGTGCCCAACCCCCGCCACACCGGCGGCTGGGTCTCCGACGAAGCGGGTCTTCTGGATGACGCCCAGATCTCCCAGATCAACAGCGTGCTTACGGAGCTCGAGGCGCAAACCGGCGCGGAGGTCGCTGTCGTCACCGTGCCCTCCGTCAGCTCGCCGACGCCCAAAGACTTCACCACCGAGCTCTTTAACCTCTGGGGTGTGGGCAAAGCCGACGCGGACAACGGACTCCTGATTGTGCTCGTGACCGGTGAGCGTCGCCTGGAGATGGAGACCGGGTACGGCCTGGAAGCCACCCTGACCGACGGCTGGCTTAAGGTGATGCAAGAGCGCGAGATGGTGCCTCATTTTCGCCAGGGTGACTTCGACCAGGGCCTCTCCGCGGGCATCTTCGCCGTCGACCAGCAGTTGCGCGCCCCGGCCAGGCCTCTCGCACCTTCATCCTCTCCGCCCTCCTCATCCCGTCGCTCTTCGGGGGCCCCCACCCTTCCCCCCTGGGGCTGGCTCCTGGGCGCCGGCGGTGTCGCCGCCGCAGTCGCGCGCCGCAAATGGCTAAAGACCTGCCCCCAATGCAAAGACACCATGCGCGTCCTCGAAGAAGACGAAGATGACGCCTACCTCAACCCCGGACAACTCACCGAAGAGGCCGTCGCATCGATCAATTACGAGGTCTTTGAGTGTGCCTCGTGCGGCGTGCAACGCGTGCACGCCAACACGCGCTGGTTCAGCGGCTACGCAAACTGCCCGGAGTGTAAAAACCGAACCCTGGCCTCGGAGTCCAACGTCACACGCCAGCCGACCTACACCTCCACAGGCAGCAAACGCGTCACCGTCACCTGCGCTCATTGCCCGCACACCCGCACCTTCACGGTGACGATCCCCAAACGCACCCGCTCCACCTCATCGTCGTCGGGCGGGGGCTTCTCCATCGGTGGCGGTGGCGGGGGAAGTTTTGGCGGCGGAAGCTCCGGGGGCGGTGGCGCAGGCTCCAGCTGGTAA
- a CDS encoding nuclear transport factor 2 family protein: protein MHQTHLEFLRAYNDAFIAPDLDFIVNNVTDDVRWEMVGEPIIEGKAAFTRAMKQMEGMTTLEMHVDDIIFSEGKGAVHGTMRPRNAAGKEYHFAFCDLYALHGESEPKVAGIKAFVLPLKDD, encoded by the coding sequence ATGCATCAAACCCATCTCGAGTTTCTTCGCGCGTACAACGATGCCTTCATTGCCCCCGATCTCGACTTCATCGTCAACAACGTCACCGACGACGTGCGCTGGGAGATGGTGGGCGAGCCCATTATTGAGGGGAAGGCCGCCTTCACCCGCGCCATGAAGCAGATGGAGGGCATGACGACTCTGGAGATGCACGTCGATGACATCATTTTCAGCGAGGGCAAAGGCGCCGTCCACGGAACGATGCGCCCCCGCAACGCCGCGGGGAAAGAGTATCATTTCGCCTTCTGCGACCTCTACGCGTTGCACGGCGAATCCGAACCTAAAGTTGCGGGCATCAAGGCCTTTGTGCTTCCCTTAAAGGACGACTGA
- a CDS encoding DUF4259 domain-containing protein, with product MGAWGHEPFSNDDAMDWLNEMLDAEDDEPLIEALGEAAGTEPDEYLEADLGCIALAAAALVAALDGYNDGHLPDDLIEWIDDQDDEVIAELYEKHAPVARAAIARVRTNSELAELWEESDDYQAWLKSLDELEAALAGAE from the coding sequence ATGGGCGCCTGGGGCCACGAACCTTTCTCAAATGACGACGCAATGGACTGGCTCAACGAGATGCTCGACGCCGAAGACGACGAGCCCCTCATCGAAGCCCTCGGTGAGGCCGCCGGCACAGAACCTGACGAATACCTCGAAGCGGATCTGGGCTGCATCGCGCTGGCCGCCGCCGCACTGGTCGCCGCGCTCGACGGGTACAATGACGGGCACCTTCCCGACGATCTCATCGAGTGGATCGACGATCAGGACGACGAGGTCATCGCCGAACTCTACGAAAAACATGCTCCCGTCGCCCGCGCCGCGATCGCACGCGTGCGTACCAACTCGGAACTCGCCGAGCTCTGGGAAGAGTCCGACGACTACCAGGCCTGGCTCAAAAGTCTCGATGAGCTTGAGGCAGCACTGGCAGGGGCAGAATAA
- a CDS encoding methyltransferase domain-containing protein has translation MSKVPQGESTHEWVKDYYGKLLASSDDLQTNACCAAGAPAGWIASRLQHVHPEVSERFYGCGFPIPQAVEGATVLDLGCGTGRDAYVIAQFVGEQGRVIGLDMTDEQLSVARKTEAWHAERFGYAQPNTSFVQGYIEDLKGAGIEDASIDVIVSNCVVNLSPRKDLVLAEAYRALKSGGELYFSDVFVDRRLPEDVANDPLLHAECLGGALYQFDFETLAKATGFADPRVVSTSPITINNPEIMAKVGLASFVSVTYRLFKLEGLDAQCEDYGQTATYRGGVEGEERLFWLDDHHAFEAGRPERVCGNTAAMLASTRFAEFFEGKGCRQTHYGAFACGPTMAAAQYAGREVESGAVGATISAPKTSCC, from the coding sequence ATGAGCAAGGTTCCGCAGGGTGAATCCACGCATGAGTGGGTCAAAGATTATTATGGCAAACTTCTGGCGAGCTCAGACGATCTTCAGACCAACGCCTGCTGTGCGGCGGGGGCGCCGGCCGGCTGGATCGCGTCGCGGCTGCAGCATGTGCATCCCGAGGTGAGCGAGCGCTTTTACGGATGTGGCTTTCCCATCCCGCAGGCGGTGGAAGGGGCGACGGTGCTGGACCTGGGCTGCGGCACCGGCCGCGACGCCTATGTGATCGCGCAGTTTGTGGGAGAGCAGGGGCGAGTCATCGGTCTGGACATGACCGACGAGCAGCTCAGCGTCGCGCGTAAGACGGAGGCCTGGCACGCCGAGCGATTTGGTTACGCGCAGCCCAACACCTCTTTTGTGCAGGGCTATATCGAAGATCTGAAGGGCGCGGGCATCGAGGACGCTTCGATCGATGTGATCGTGTCGAACTGTGTGGTGAATTTGAGCCCACGCAAAGATCTCGTGCTGGCGGAGGCGTATCGTGCGCTCAAGTCCGGCGGTGAGCTTTATTTCAGTGATGTGTTCGTGGATCGACGTCTTCCCGAAGACGTCGCCAACGATCCCCTGCTGCACGCCGAATGCCTGGGCGGGGCGCTCTACCAGTTTGATTTTGAGACGCTGGCAAAGGCCACCGGGTTTGCCGATCCGCGCGTTGTTTCCACGTCGCCGATCACCATCAACAACCCGGAGATTATGGCGAAGGTGGGCCTGGCGAGTTTTGTGTCGGTGACCTACCGCCTCTTTAAACTCGAGGGGCTGGATGCGCAGTGTGAGGACTACGGGCAGACGGCCACCTACCGCGGCGGGGTGGAGGGGGAGGAGCGGCTTTTCTGGCTCGATGATCATCACGCGTTCGAGGCGGGGCGCCCGGAGCGGGTCTGCGGCAACACCGCGGCGATGCTGGCGTCGACGCGTTTTGCTGAGTTCTTTGAGGGGAAGGGCTGTCGTCAGACCCATTACGGAGCTTTTGCGTGCGGGCCGACGATGGCCGCGGCGCAGTATGCGGGCCGCGAGGTGGAGAGCGGCGCTGTGGGGGCGACGATTAGCGCGCCGAAGACGAGCTGTTGCTGA
- a CDS encoding acyl-CoA thioesterase, which produces MTQSYSDAIALKRDEGGVFHGQIDRSWYQGRGAFGGVSGAAMVRAMERTLDAPEFALRALAVNFCAPVTDEPFEVHVDVVRRGSSVICAESRIVQEGQARMVAIGTFAKERSSGSDFEQRAMPEVPPAGEVPTAPESPLFPKFAKYYEYKFCHGAIPYTGHDEAELGGWCRLKEAPGPLDAAQLIGLLDMWPPAVITRMTSPAPAATVSWQVVINERLPLEEASADDFYLVTARSERAVGGFSEERAAVYSADGRCLGQALQLVAIFGG; this is translated from the coding sequence ATGACGCAGAGTTATAGCGACGCCATCGCGCTTAAGCGCGATGAAGGCGGGGTGTTTCACGGTCAGATCGACCGCAGCTGGTATCAGGGGCGCGGCGCATTTGGCGGGGTGAGTGGCGCGGCGATGGTGCGCGCGATGGAGCGCACGCTTGATGCGCCGGAGTTTGCGCTGCGGGCGCTGGCGGTGAACTTCTGCGCGCCGGTCACCGACGAGCCCTTTGAGGTGCACGTGGATGTGGTGCGGCGAGGATCGTCGGTGATCTGCGCGGAATCTCGAATCGTGCAGGAGGGGCAGGCGCGGATGGTGGCGATCGGCACGTTCGCAAAAGAGCGCAGCTCTGGCTCGGACTTTGAGCAGCGGGCGATGCCGGAGGTGCCGCCGGCGGGTGAGGTTCCCACTGCGCCGGAGAGTCCGCTCTTTCCAAAATTTGCGAAGTACTACGAGTATAAGTTCTGCCACGGGGCGATCCCGTATACCGGCCACGATGAGGCGGAGCTCGGCGGGTGGTGCCGGCTTAAAGAGGCGCCGGGTCCGCTGGATGCGGCGCAGCTTATCGGGCTTTTGGACATGTGGCCGCCGGCGGTCATCACGCGTATGACCAGCCCGGCGCCGGCGGCGACGGTGTCGTGGCAGGTGGTGATCAATGAGCGCCTGCCTCTGGAAGAGGCGTCCGCCGACGATTTCTACCTGGTGACGGCGCGTTCGGAGCGTGCGGTGGGCGGGTTCTCGGAGGAGCGGGCTGCGGTCTACAGCGCCGACGGGCGGTGTCTGGGGCAGGCGTTGCAGCTTGTGGCGATTTTTGGCGGCTAA
- the modA gene encoding molybdate ABC transporter substrate-binding protein produces MALFAVAMLGGCEGGDDAAKPAPLQIFVASSLTEVFETYASMYEASNPGLDVVVSAAGSQALRLQIEEGAPADVFVSANMAHLDALVQSGLLEAMEPFASNRLTIITEKGNPLKIESIDDLQRAERLVVGAPEVPIGAYTETLLEKVAQRQPELASALRGRVVSRERNVRQVRAKVEMGEADAAIVYQSDARGYEGVQAVAIPETLEVKATYGLGVARGGHEARRERVEAFLILLRSHKGQEVLRQHGFEVVSR; encoded by the coding sequence TTGGCGTTGTTTGCCGTGGCGATGCTCGGGGGTTGTGAGGGCGGCGATGATGCTGCGAAGCCCGCGCCCTTGCAGATCTTTGTGGCCTCCTCGTTGACGGAGGTCTTTGAGACGTATGCGTCGATGTACGAGGCGTCGAACCCGGGCCTGGATGTGGTGGTGAGCGCGGCTGGAAGTCAGGCTTTGCGACTGCAGATCGAGGAAGGCGCACCCGCAGATGTTTTTGTGAGCGCGAATATGGCGCACCTCGACGCCCTGGTGCAGTCGGGGCTGCTGGAGGCCATGGAGCCCTTTGCGAGCAACCGACTCACGATCATCACCGAGAAGGGGAACCCGCTGAAGATCGAGAGCATCGACGATCTTCAGCGGGCAGAACGTCTTGTGGTGGGCGCGCCGGAAGTTCCCATCGGGGCGTATACCGAAACCTTGTTGGAGAAGGTGGCGCAGCGGCAGCCCGAGCTTGCCAGCGCGCTTCGGGGGCGGGTGGTCTCAAGGGAGCGGAACGTGCGTCAGGTGCGCGCGAAGGTCGAGATGGGCGAGGCCGATGCGGCGATCGTGTACCAGAGTGATGCCCGGGGGTATGAGGGGGTGCAGGCGGTGGCGATCCCCGAGACGCTGGAGGTGAAGGCGACCTACGGGCTGGGGGTTGCCCGGGGGGGGCATGAGGCGCGACGCGAGCGTGTGGAGGCATTTTTGATCCTCCTGAGATCACATAAGGGTCAGGAGGTGCTGCGTCAGCATGGGTTTGAGGTGGTGAGTCGATGA
- the modB gene encoding molybdate ABC transporter permease subunit, with translation MSERASKLWGGAGTLAALGLLGALLLPLLALALANAPQALWEGVRDARFGPALLLSLRTSLLSLGLVVAGGLPLGWWLARSRSRLASVVEVLVDLPLVLPPAVVGVGLLMAYGRRGLLGGVLEGMGVSLPFTSAAVVVAQVVVAAPFFVQAAATAFGAVREEQLLVAQTLGASRAEAIWSVAVPAALPGLIAGASLAWARALGEFGATLIFAGSLAGVTQTMPIAIYAALERDVSLAVTFALALAAIATVLLLALRLGPRRILRVGRGR, from the coding sequence ATGAGTGAGCGGGCCTCAAAGCTGTGGGGTGGAGCGGGGACGCTGGCGGCGCTGGGGCTGCTCGGCGCGCTTTTACTTCCCCTGCTGGCGCTGGCCCTGGCCAACGCTCCGCAGGCGTTGTGGGAGGGCGTGCGGGATGCGCGTTTTGGCCCGGCGCTCCTGTTGAGTTTGCGCACCTCGTTGTTGAGTCTGGGGTTGGTGGTGGCGGGGGGGCTTCCGCTGGGGTGGTGGCTGGCGCGATCGCGTTCGCGTCTGGCGAGCGTGGTCGAGGTTCTGGTGGATCTTCCCCTGGTGCTTCCGCCGGCGGTGGTGGGGGTGGGGCTGTTGATGGCGTACGGGCGCCGCGGTCTGCTGGGAGGTGTGCTGGAGGGAATGGGGGTAAGTCTTCCCTTTACGAGCGCCGCAGTGGTGGTGGCCCAGGTGGTGGTGGCGGCGCCCTTTTTCGTGCAGGCGGCGGCCACCGCGTTCGGGGCCGTGCGTGAGGAGCAGCTGCTGGTGGCGCAGACGCTGGGGGCGTCGCGCGCCGAGGCGATCTGGAGCGTGGCGGTGCCGGCGGCGCTGCCGGGGCTCATCGCCGGGGCGTCGCTGGCCTGGGCGCGCGCGCTCGGGGAGTTCGGGGCGACGTTGATCTTTGCGGGAAGCCTGGCCGGGGTTACCCAGACGATGCCCATCGCGATCTATGCGGCGCTGGAGCGCGATGTGAGTCTGGCGGTGACCTTTGCGCTGGCGTTGGCGGCGATCGCCACGGTGCTCTTGCTCGCGCTTCGGCTCGGGCCACGGCGGATCTTGAGGGTGGGGAGGGGGCGATGA